The Paenibacillus macerans genome includes a window with the following:
- a CDS encoding nucleotide pyrophosphohydrolase — translation MTLKEKTLAEMQREVDRYISQFKEGYFSPLSMLARMSEEVGELAREVNHTYGEKPKKPDEAENSIELELGDILFITICFANSLGIDLTEAHDRVMHKFATRDADRWTKKDTEQP, via the coding sequence ATGACGTTGAAAGAAAAAACTCTGGCGGAGATGCAGCGCGAAGTAGACCGGTACATATCGCAGTTTAAGGAAGGCTACTTCAGCCCGTTGTCCATGCTGGCCCGCATGAGCGAAGAAGTAGGCGAGCTGGCCCGAGAGGTAAACCATACGTATGGGGAGAAGCCGAAAAAGCCGGATGAAGCCGAAAACTCCATCGAGCTGGAACTCGGCGATATTTTATTTATTACGATCTGTTTCGCCAATTCCCTGGGCATCGACCTGACGGAGGCGCATGACAGAGTGATGCACAAATTCGCGACCCGCGACGCCGATAGGTGGACGAAAAAGGACACCGAACAACCATAA
- a CDS encoding tetratricopeptide repeat protein → MKAEEFLYKAYRSIYENDFEQAQHWFEQALAAEPDHADIHYRYSITCARSNRLDKALMHARLAAALAPDQEEYRLHYDRLQSMELTHMAKKRLEGREESGRNAAEPATRMLKRAVELDPLSADAQVWLAIAYGELGRYEQALHAVREAAALPVDPGIAKELQELEQRFKSKIKQSS, encoded by the coding sequence ATGAAGGCGGAGGAATTTTTGTATAAAGCTTACCGGAGCATCTACGAAAACGACTTTGAGCAAGCGCAGCATTGGTTTGAGCAGGCGCTGGCCGCCGAGCCGGATCATGCGGATATCCATTACCGTTACTCGATTACGTGCGCCCGCAGCAACCGCTTGGACAAAGCGCTGATGCATGCCAGGCTGGCTGCGGCTTTGGCCCCGGACCAGGAGGAATACAGGCTGCATTATGACCGGCTGCAGTCGATGGAATTGACGCATATGGCCAAGAAACGGCTGGAGGGCCGCGAAGAGAGCGGCAGGAACGCGGCCGAACCGGCCACGCGCATGCTCAAGCGGGCCGTGGAGCTTGATCCGTTATCCGCGGATGCTCAGGTATGGCTGGCGATTGCCTACGGGGAGCTGGGGCGGTATGAGCAAGCTTTGCACGCCGTGAGAGAAGCGGCCGCGCTGCCTGTGGACCCCGGTATAGCGAAAGAGCTGCAAGAGTTGGAGCAGCGTTTCAAGTCCAAAATCAAACAATCATCATAG